The genomic region GCACCCTTTCTCCTAGTCCAGGCCCCATAGCTCTAGAGGCCCAGGCCCTAGACGAGCTCCTAGAGGTCTCGGGCCCAGGGGTAGTAGATGTTAGGCTGGACGTAGGCAGGGTCGACGTATACGTTAAGGACCTCCTCGGCGTGCCTTGTCCACTCATCACTATAAGCTTAGGCGGGCTGGTGGACGCTACTTCAGACCTTCAAGGCTTCGCCTTCTCTTTAAGGCTGCCTCGCGGCTCTTACGTCGTCGAGCTGGGGCTCATGAACCTACCCCTGGGCTCCGTGAGTATTGACGTAAGTGGAGGCGGCGTCGTGGTCGTAGCGGCTCCGCTGAGCATCTATACTGGGCTAGCTATCTTCGCGGCCCTCATCGCGGCCTCGATGGTGGCTAAGCTTAGGCTTCGCAGCTAAAGGACGGCCTACTCGAGTCGTGCTGAAGACGAGCCCCTCGGCCTAGACAAGGCTAGGGAGAACTGTGAGCGCGGGCTTAGGCAGCAAGTCTACATCTCTTCTAATGCAGGTGGCAAGTTTACTATGCTAAGTGCGACTAGGCTTGAGACGTCTATTAGCCCTGCCACTAAGTCGTTTCAGCGTTTCAGGAAGAGGATGGGGAGGCGGCGAAGGAGTTAATCGACCCACGCGTTATGGCTGCTGAAATAACGCTGGATCTGCGCTCACCAACGTAAATAGCGGGATGGAAGAACTCGGAGAAGAGCCATCAGCTCAATGAAACTCACGCAGGCTGGCTATTTTAACCTACACGTAGTTTACGTCACTGTGCCAATCGCACCTAGCTCCTCAAAATAGCGAGCTGTAGGATGCTTAGCGCTCATTAACCTCGTGCCTCACGCTTCTAACTCTACAGGTTTTACCGAATGCTTTAATTAGACTGCCGCTCTGCTCAAGAATATCCCTGAGCCCTCCTTACCGTCCATCTAGGAACGAAACTCTCTAAGTCCTAGGGGGTGAAGCGCGGTAGGCTTTAAGTAGGGCGTGCTTAAGGCAGTGAGGAGGCGGAAAGCTTAACTGCGAAGAGCGTCCCTGGGCCTTTGATGAGGCCTCATCACCCACTGCTCACCCTTGCATCGGCCTTCCTAGCCATGGTGGTCTTGGGGGGCATCTACATCTACGGCGCCTTCTTTAGCTCTATCGAGGCAGAGTTTGGATGGTCCAGGGGCTCTGTGTCTATAGCGTTCTCCGCCTTCATGACCACCTACGCCGTCATGCAGCTCGTGACCGGCATTCTCTACGATATGTATGGGCCGAGGGCCTCCTTGGCCATGAGCACACTGTCAGGGGTGGGCTTTGCCTCATGTAGCCTAGTGGGCTCTCTATGGCAGCTCTACCTGCTCTACGGAGTAATTACCGCGGTGGGCATGGGGCTTATATACATACCCTGTACTTCATCAGCCATGAAGTGGTTCCCGCATAGGAAGGGGCTCGCTGCGAGCTTTGTCGTTGCCGGCTTAGGCACGGGCATGCTCATCCTAACTCCGCTGGCTAAGTACTTAATTACTACCTATGGCTGGAGGCATGCCTTCTTAAGCCTAGGCCTCGCCTTCATCGCCATCCTAGCGCTGGCTTCTTTCGCCGTAAGCGAGCCTAGGGATAGTGTTTTGAGGAAGAGGAGGTCGTTAATAGACCGCGCTGCTAGGGAGGCTCTTAAGACTGGGCACTTTTGGCTTACCTATGTAGCGTTTACCCTAGGTAGCCTCGCGGGGTCCATGGTCATCATCCACATAGTGCCCTACGCTGAAGGACGGGGCGTGGGCCCTATGGCGGCTGCCTTTACAGTGAGCGTGATAGGAGTTAGCAATGTTATCGGCAGGATCTGCATGGGGGCTGTGCTAGATAAGGTGGGTGTCAGGACGACTTTAGCCCTGTGCTTTGTAGCTCAAGCTGTTTGCGCGTGGATGCTGCTCATAGCTCACGATGCCTGGCTTCTCTACGCGGTATCCGCTGCCTTCGGCCTCTCCTACGGCTGGATAGCTCTCTACGCGCCAACGGTAGGCTCTCTCTTCGGCCTAGGAAGTGTGGGCTCAATCCTAGGCTTCTTGGGCACTTCGTTTGGAGTAGGTGCAGTAGTGGGGCCTGCGGCGGCTGGAGTAATATTTGACTTAACCAAGAGCTACCTCGCTGCCTTCACCCTCGGAGCCCTAATGAGCCTCCTCTCAGCCTTCCTGACTGGGCTGCTGAAGACAGCGAGGCGTTAATGCTGCCCCTCGCTAAGTAACTTAACTAGCCTTACATCACCCACTAGGCTTCTTCACCCTCCACTTTGTAGAGCTCCTCGAGCCCTCCTCCTCCCTCTCGGCCTATGCGCTGCACAGTGCACACTAACCCAGAGGGTTGTAGATATCGAAGCCAGCGCTAATAATGTGAACACAGCTAAGGTGTATTTGTCCATTTCTAGAGCTTCTTCAAGAGAAAACGGTAGCAGAGCCTCTTATCCCTTACCTACCGTGAGCTTCTGCACGCGCTGACATGACCTGTGGAAGCTTTTAAGGTCTAAGCTGCTCGCGAGCCCTAGCGCTGTCTGAAAACGGGTCTGCATGCTGAACGCTGTGATCGTCAGGGGCTTGTGAAGAAGCTGGGGAGGCGGGTCCCCTGCCTCATAGGTCCCAACGGGGCTGGGAAGACGACTACGCTCAGAGTCTTAGCTGCACTAACTAGGCCGGGTGAGGGCCGGGTGTTGGTGTACGGCCACGACGTAGTCGAGGAGGTCTACGAAGTGCGTAGCTTAATAAGCTATCTTCATGAAGAGGCCGGAGCCCACACCGTCCCCCTGGGCTTGAGTTCCTACGCTACATGGCCTCGCTGAGTGGCGTAGGAGACGTTGAGTCAGCGTAAAACCGAGAGCGGGCGAGCCGGCCTTGGAGATAGGCTTGGAAATAGGATTAAGGCCTACAGTAAAAGCGTGGGGCACTGCCTCTTCGCACCCTCGCTAATAATCTCAGTAGTAGCTAGCCTATCGATAGTTGCGGTGCTAGCGTTCCTCGCCGAGGACGTTAAGTCTACTTGAACCTCTTAAGCCTCGTTTTCCTACTTGTGCCCTTCGCGGCCATGTCCGCGGCCTTCATCTTCGCCCCCGCGCGGTCTAAGGCCTGCCTCCTCATCTCCATGACGGCCCGGTGGCCGCCGCCATCTTAATTTTGGACTAGGCTAAGCGCCGGTCGCGGCTAGCCTAACAGCCCTAGCCTCGAGACCCCTACCCTAAGGTACCTACCGTCAAGTTCTACTCGCTAGGCTTAGGTTTAAGTGGAGAAGGGCTTAGTGAGTACAAGGACTTAGTTGAGAGGATGCGTAGCTAATGATCTCGCTGGTTTTCGAAGACGAGGCATACTCTTGGTTTTATCCGCTTACGCACGTCAGGCCTGTCTATGAGCTTAAGTGCGGGGCCTACGCCCTCATCGACAGGATAGCCTCCTCGTCCTCGAGTAGTAGGCTGTGCGCAACGTGTAGGCCGTACTTATCTAAGCTTCTAAGTAGGCTTAGGCCCAGGCTAAGCGTCAACAACCCCTCGTTGATAGACGAGGACGTGCTCCTCGTTAACGGTAGGGCCGTGCCCATTAGAACCAGCCTGTCTAAGCTAGCCACGCGGGGCGTCTGCTGGACAGACGGAGGCCAGTTAGTTGCCTGCCTGCTTAAGGAGGGAGAGGTGAAGGAGCTCTGGGACTTAATCCTATCTGGGCGTGGGGTTGACTTAGTACTTAAGCTTAAGGAGCTCGGCTTTGAGATTAGGGAGGCCGAGGGGGTTAAGCTCCTCGAGGGGCCTTGGGACTTAGTAAGGCTAAACCTCGACCTCCTAGGCTCCGACTTAATTAGCGTGCCTCGCGGCATTAAAGGAACCGTCGAGGAGGGCGCCGTAGTTAAGGGTAGCCTAGAGGGCTTGGTCGTTGAGGAGGGAGCTGTAGTTGAGCCCTTCTGCTTAATAGACCTGCGTAAGGGAGGGGTCTTCATAGGGAGGGGTAGCTTAATCGAGGCCGGGTCGAGGATAGAGGGGCCGGCCTACCTTGGGAGGGGGGTGCTAGTTAGAGGGGCGTACGTGAGGGGGGGCTGCGTAATAGGGGATCACTGCCGCCTAGGCGGCGGGGGAGAGGTGGAGGCCTCTATAATGCATGGCTACGTCAACAAGTACCACCTAGGCTTCCTCGGCCACTCCTATGTAGGCGAGTGGGTGAACATAGCAGCGGCGACCACCAATTCAGACTTAAAGAACACCTACGGGACCGTTAAGGTGTCCACCCCCAGCGGGAGGGTGGACACTGGAATGATTAAGCTAGGCTGCTTCATAGGGGACCACGTCAAGACGAGCGTAGGGACTACGATATACACCGGCGTTAAGGTAGGCGTATGCTCCCACCTATACGGCTTAGCGTCCCGCGACGTGCCTTCATTCACCATCTGGGCCGAGGGCTTGGGTAAGAGGCCCGTCGAGCTGAGGCTGGAGGACGCCCTAAAGATCGCTAGGCGGGTGAAGGCCCGTCGAGGGGTTGAAGTGAGCAGCGAGGAGGTTGAAGTGCTCAAGGCCGTATTCGAGGAAACGGCAATGGAGAGAGCGAAGCTAGGCGTTACTAAAGGCGATTTTAAGCTCTAGGGCTATTAGTAATGGGCTATATGAATCCATGCTTTAAAAGCAGCCCCCTCAAGGTATCAGTTATCGGCAGCTCTCCTCGGCTCAGCTTAGGCAGCTCAACCCAGGCTGCCTCCTGGACTTCGGGTGAGGCTCTAATCTCTCTATTTAGCGGCTTGCCTAGAAAGTCTATTATTACGTAGTGATACTTCACCCTCCCTTGCTCGTCTACGACTATCTTGTCAACGACGTCCAGTAGCCCTCGAAGCTCAACCGTCACCCCCGTCTCCTCCTCAACTTCCCTTACCGCTGCCTCCTCGACTTTTTCGCCTAACTCCACTAAGCCCCCCGGGATGGTCCACAGCCCTGGGTCGGGGGGGTTTAGGCGCTTTATTAGGAGTATGCGGCCATCATCGTCAATGACTACTACCCCCACTCCGACCATCGGGGCCTCTGGGTAGAGCCTCTTCAAGCCTCTCAGCCTAGCCACTACCTAGCCACTACGTGCTCCTCGATATATGCTGTAGAGCGCGGCGGGCGTGGCGCCTCGCTTAAGTGGACTGCTCCTCGGGGTAAAGGTTCGTAGGCCGCGGATGAGCGCTACGTGCTCTACTGGAGTGAGAAAAGAAAGCTTTAAATTTTCGACGGCGATTTAAACGTCCAGGTCGCCGTGGACCCGCTTTGCACCTGCCCTCAGTCTGCGCTGCTAAAGGCCCTCGACGAGGCCCTTGCGCGCTTTGGTGAAAGCGTAAAGCAGGTCCTCTACCACTACCTTGAGGCTAAGTACGGCGTTAAACGCGCAGAGCTACTTCTGCCTGAGAACCTCGCTAAGCTCGCGGACCTTATACGCGAGATATTCGGCCCAGCCTCAAATATCTTAGAGAAGGTGGTTTTAGACAGCCTCTGTTCAAAGCTAGGAATTGATAGAGCGGCCCTCCCCAAGGACTTTAGGGGCGCGCTGGTTTACATAGGCAAGAAGCACCTAGCCGACAGGCTTGCTTAAAGCTCAGCGGGATGGGGGCCCTTCGAGGCTAGGGTTTTCCGCAGGGCCTCTGCTATCCTAACGGCGTCCCGCGTGGCGGCGACATCGTGCGTCCTGACCAGATCTACGCCGTTAAAGACGGCAATGGCGGTGGCTGATAGAGAGCCGTATAGGCGTTCCTCGGGCTTCTCATAGCCTAGCAGGGCTCCTATAAAGGACTTCCTAGACACGCCTACGCAAACCGGCCGCTTTACTTCACGCCTAACCTCAGCAAGCCTCGCTATGACTTCGCAGTCCCAGAGGTACCATGGATAGTCTGGGTACCTAAAGAAGCCCACGGCTGGATCGACTACTACCTGCTCTTCGTCAACGCCAGCTAGGTTAGCTATGCGTAGGCTCTCCTGAAGAGCAGCTACTATCCTCTGAACAGGCCTCCCTTTAGCTGGCCTAGCTTCGCGGGCGGACACTATAACCGAGGCGCGGTGGTCAGCCACCACCCTAGCCATGGCTGGGT from Candidatus Nezhaarchaeota archaeon harbors:
- a CDS encoding MFS transporter — protein: MRPHHPLLTLASAFLAMVVLGGIYIYGAFFSSIEAEFGWSRGSVSIAFSAFMTTYAVMQLVTGILYDMYGPRASLAMSTLSGVGFASCSLVGSLWQLYLLYGVITAVGMGLIYIPCTSSAMKWFPHRKGLAASFVVAGLGTGMLILTPLAKYLITTYGWRHAFLSLGLAFIAILALASFAVSEPRDSVLRKRRSLIDRAAREALKTGHFWLTYVAFTLGSLAGSMVIIHIVPYAEGRGVGPMAAAFTVSVIGVSNVIGRICMGAVLDKVGVRTTLALCFVAQAVCAWMLLIAHDAWLLYAVSAAFGLSYGWIALYAPTVGSLFGLGSVGSILGFLGTSFGVGAVVGPAAAGVIFDLTKSYLAAFTLGALMSLLSAFLTGLLKTARR
- a CDS encoding ATP-binding cassette domain-containing protein, which produces MKKLGRRVPCLIGPNGAGKTTTLRVLAALTRPGEGRVLVYGHDVVEEVYEVRSLISYLHEEAGAHTVPLGLSSYATWPR
- a CDS encoding putative sugar nucleotidyl transferase, with amino-acid sequence MISLVFEDEAYSWFYPLTHVRPVYELKCGAYALIDRIASSSSSSRLCATCRPYLSKLLSRLRPRLSVNNPSLIDEDVLLVNGRAVPIRTSLSKLATRGVCWTDGGQLVACLLKEGEVKELWDLILSGRGVDLVLKLKELGFEIREAEGVKLLEGPWDLVRLNLDLLGSDLISVPRGIKGTVEEGAVVKGSLEGLVVEEGAVVEPFCLIDLRKGGVFIGRGSLIEAGSRIEGPAYLGRGVLVRGAYVRGGCVIGDHCRLGGGGEVEASIMHGYVNKYHLGFLGHSYVGEWVNIAAATTNSDLKNTYGTVKVSTPSGRVDTGMIKLGCFIGDHVKTSVGTTIYTGVKVGVCSHLYGLASRDVPSFTIWAEGLGKRPVELRLEDALKIARRVKARRGVEVSSEEVEVLKAVFEETAMERAKLGVTKGDFKL
- a CDS encoding NUDIX domain-containing protein → MVGVGVVVIDDDGRILLIKRLNPPDPGLWTIPGGLVELGEKVEEAAVREVEEETGVTVELRGLLDVVDKIVVDEQGRVKYHYVIIDFLGKPLNREIRASPEVQEAAWVELPKLSRGELPITDTLRGLLLKHGFI
- a CDS encoding DUF3227 domain-containing protein yields the protein MDPLCTCPQSALLKALDEALARFGESVKQVLYHYLEAKYGVKRAELLLPENLAKLADLIREIFGPASNILEKVVLDSLCSKLGIDRAALPKDFRGALVYIGKKHLADRLA
- the folP gene encoding dihydropteroate synthase, encoding MIRARLARVELGDGLPVRIMGVVNVSPESFYKGSVRVGYANIAEAAVKLAEEGADVIDVGARSTAPYLSTAIPIEEEKRRMVEAVKAVKDHVDIPVSADTTSSAVAEEALKAGAEIINDVAGLKGDPAMARVVADHRASVIVSAREARPAKGRPVQRIVAALQESLRIANLAGVDEEQVVVDPAVGFFRYPDYPWYLWDCEVIARLAEVRREVKRPVCVGVSRKSFIGALLGYEKPEERLYGSLSATAIAVFNGVDLVRTHDVAATRDAVRIAEALRKTLASKGPHPAEL